One window from the genome of Podospora pseudocomata strain CBS 415.72m chromosome 6, whole genome shotgun sequence encodes:
- a CDS encoding hypothetical protein (COG:S; EggNog:ENOG503P4Q5; MEROPS:MER0214939), giving the protein MAKPVFVLLHGAWHGPSCWHRVIAELEQAGYKAVAPALPSSGSTPPTPDWSKDVEIIHQTVSDLVKRQDVVVVTHSFSGMTGGTALEGLDKDTCMSRGLKGGVIRLIYITAFLVPEGFQHSPEGTRDNMIPEMITSLDSGIVTVKPEDVKGMFYQDLDDDTVAELAKELRPQSFGAFWSTTTHAAWRHVPTTYILTTGDRPTTVVAAQYLVDSAKASGPHKIDNVIKVDTGHSPFISRPEWTAKTLIEEANRSLQLE; this is encoded by the coding sequence ATGGCCAAGCCCGTTTTCGTCCTCCTTCACGGTGCGTGGCACGGTCCGAGCTGCTGGCACCGTGTCATCGCCGAGCTTGAACAGGCCGGCTACAAGGCTGTTGCTCCCGCATTACCTTCTTCGGGTTCCACACCACCTACACCCGACTGGTCCAAGGATGTAGAGATAATCCATCAGACTGTTTCGGACCTCGTAAAGCGGcaggatgttgttgtggtcaCACACAGCTTCAGCGGAATGACTGGCGGCACAGCGTTGGAGGGTCTGGACAAGGATACTTGCATGTCCAGAGGGCTGAAGGGGGGTGTGATCAGACTCATCTACATTACAGCCTTTCTTGTTCCGGAAGGGTTCCAACACTCGCCTGAAGGAACGCGAGACAACATGATCCCCGAGATGATTACCAGTCTGGACTCGGGCATCGTTACGGTCAAGCCAGAGGATGTGAAAGGCATGTTCTATCAGGATTTAGACGACGACACAGTTGCCGAGCTGGCAAAGGAACTTCGCCCGCAAAGCTTTGGTGCCTTCTGGAGTACCACTACTCACGCCGCTTGGCGCCATGTCCCGACGACCTACATCCTTACCACTGGCGACAGGCCGACCACCGTTGTTGCGGCACAGTACCTCGTTGACTCGGCAAAAGCAAGTGGCCCACATAAGATTGACAATGTCATCAAAGTCGACACCGGCCATTCGCCCTTCATCAGCCGACCTGAGTGGACTGCAAAAACATTGATTGAAGAGGCTAATAGGTCACTTCAGCTGGAGTAA
- a CDS encoding hypothetical protein (COG:Q; EggNog:ENOG503NWCS) — translation MGLLLDLPSAVLYPAAALLGVTSHLALFIRGEWHMQAPALFWLYSSLTTFIYLISFYHDQPNPFQATFLLTTSYILGLFSSISIYRLYFHRLRSFPGPKLAAITKFWHVWQCRYGKNHLVIEGLRAQHGSVIRTGPEELTIIDPSVPNTIDGPKSTCTKAVWYDFLLPEIALNTTRDVHEHDQRRKVWDKGFTSAAMRDYETRVYHHAEVLAERIEGLSRQGKPINASDWFYFFTFDVMGEFAFGQGFEMLQSQKWHWAVRLLRRAMGLLGPFSAVPWLAQVAFYVTPWMWIVRDWLGMMEWCKERMGERIARHGKVWARRDVSHWLIEESLSRGTLKKDREWLNGDAVTVVIAGSDTIAPTLVFAFYELVRNRELQERLRGKLDGVDIYDKGELAKVGLLTGVIKETMRLWPAVPTGGYRQTPEGGLEIAGSWVPGGVTIVSPRWSMGRSEEAYERAHEWVPERWTTRPEMVRDGRGFQPFSQGRFNCVGKALAMAEMRFVIALLVTRFDVGYWGKERGERLVGELRDQFTASPGALELEFKLRGRA, via the coding sequence ATGGGTCTTCTGCTAGACCTTCCCTCCGCTGTGCTATACCCAGCAGCCGCCCTGCTTGGGGTTACCTCCCACCTGGCTCTCTTCATACGAGGGGAATGGCACATGCAAGCCCCAGCGCTATTCTGGCTCTACTCCTCTCTCACCACCTTCATTTACCTCATTTCCTTTTACCATGACCAACCGAATCCCTTCCAGGCCACCTTccttctcaccacctcctACATCCTAGGCCTCTTCAGCAGCATCTCCATCTACCGGCTGTacttccaccgcctccgctcCTTCCCCGGTCCCAAACTCGCGGCCATCACAAAATTCTGGCACGTCTGGCAGTGCCGCTACGGGAAAAACCATCTCGTCATTGAAGGCCTCCGGGCCCAACACGGCAGCGTGATCCGCACCGGCCCGGAAGAGCTAACCATCATTGACCCCTCTGTCCCAAACACTATCGACGGCCCAAAGAGTACGTGCACCAAGGCAGTGTGGTATGACTTTTTGCTGCCTGAAATAGCACTCAACACCACGCGGGATGTTCATGAGCATGACCAGAGGAGAAAGGTGTGGGACAAGGGTTTTACTTCTGCTGCTATGAGGGATTATGAGACGCGAGTGTATCACCATGCTGAAGTCCTGGCAGAGAGGATAGAGGGTCTATCCAGACAGGGAAAGCCGATCAATGCCTCTGACTGGTTCTATTTCTTCACGTTTGATGTAATGGGCGAGTTTGCCTTTGGTCAGGGGTTTGAAATGTTGCAATCGCAGAAATGGCACTgggcggtgaggttgttgagacggGCGATGGGATTGTTGGGACCCTTTAGTGCTGTTCCTTGGCTTGCGCAGGTAGCGTTTTATGTCACGCCTTGGATGTGGATTGTGAGGGAttggttggggatgatggagtgGTGTAAGGAGcggatgggggagaggatcGCAAGGCATGGGAAGGTGTGGGCAAGGAGGGATGTGAGTCATTGGTTGATTGAGGAGAGTTTGAGCAGGGGGACGTTGAAAAAGGATAGGGAGTGGTTGAATGGGGATGCGGTTACGGTTGTTATTGCAGGGAGTGATACTATTGCTCCAACGttggtgtttgctttttATGAGTTGGTTAGGAATAGGGAGCTgcaggagaggttgaggggaaAGTTGGACGGGGTGGATATTTATGACAAGGGGGAGCTGGCaaaggttgggttgttgacgGGGGTTATTAAGGAGACTATGAGGCTTTGGCCGGCGGTGCCGACTGGGGGTTATCGGCAGACTCCAGAAGGAGGGTTGGAGATTGCGGGAAGCTGGGTGCCAGGTGGGGTCACTATTGTGTCACCGAGGTGGTCAATGGGAAGGTCGGAGGAGGCCTATGAAAGAGCTCACGAGTGGGTTCCAGAGAGGTGGACCACAAGGCCTGAGATGGTGAGGGATGGTAGGGGGTTCCAGCCTTTTAGTCAGGGGAGGTTCAATTGCGTTGGGAAAGCACTTGCAATGGCAGAAATGAGGTTTGTCATTGCAttgttggtgacgaggttTGATGTTGGGTACTGGGGGAAAGAAAGGGGAGAGAGGCTGGTTGGTGAGTTGAGGGATCAATTCACTGCTTCGCCTGGGGCATTGGAGTTGGAGTTTAAGCTGAGGGGTCGTGCGTAA
- a CDS encoding hypothetical protein (EggNog:ENOG503P75D; COG:S): MQAKCMSFTPYPFLCRIWLVDLARYLPASARIDGFDIDLTQCPPKEWLPPNVSVHNLDCLAPLPDRLVGRYDIVHIQLFHLAVHSNDPAPIIKNLVKLLKPGGWISWGEIDYSRWKIVRTKEGKNITDNLTPLLEMIGTLGGTKPNWTTDDWPVRLPEFFEQNGLVNITTDNRPFPLELLPFQLDTALMASEEVSYKALDHIAGDLGSCCRELITRVFRDRQKLAYNVGRLTVIGQRPDN; encoded by the exons ATGCAGGCCAAATGCATGTCGTTCACACCATATCCTTTTCTCTGCAGGATCTGGCTCGTGGACCTGGCGCGATATCTCCCGGCTTCGGCAAGGATCGACGGCTTCGATATCGACTTGACGCAGTGTCCACCCAAGGAATGGTTACCACCCAACGTGTCGGTTCACAACCTCGACTGCTTGGCACCGCTGCCAGACCGCCTCGTTGGGAGGTATGACATTGTCCACATCCAACTGTTTCATCTAGCTGTCCACAGCAACGATCCCGCTCCGATCATCAAAAACCTTGTCAAGCTGTTGA AGCCCGGCGGGTGGATCTCCTGGGGGGAGATTGATTACAGCAGGTGGAAGATAGTTCGAACCAAGGAGGGAAAGAACATCACCGACAACCTAACCCCATTGCTCGAGATGATAGGTACATTGGGTGGGACGAAGCCAAACTGGACGACTGATGA TTGGCCAGTCAGACTCCCTGAATTCTTCGAGCAGAATGGCTTGGTGAACATTACCACCGATAACCGTCCGTTTCCTTTGGAGCTCTTGCCGTTTCAGCTGGACACAGCATTGATGGCTTCGGAGGAAGTGAGCTACAAGGCTTTGGATCACATTGCGGGAGACCTAGGCAGCTGCTGCAGAGAACTGATCACCCGAGTATTTCGGGACAGGCAGAAGTTGGCGTACAATGTCGGGCGGCTCACTGTTATTGGACAAAGGCCAGATAATTGA
- a CDS encoding hypothetical protein (EggNog:ENOG503P1WY; COG:S), which produces MDSELLNSQVRVVTILKGLAAGQILTMDQMAEAIHRMQKLVGCGVFHIQSIWLFTRSDLKTIVIPQSAFGIINAIASSNDWPEVLSRVPMVFFWVWINLLPFAIDNQRQAEAILEDRHNKPWRTMPSQRMTEAQARILMLLLYPVSLFTSLRLGGTRQCLALMVLGYGYNDLNLADRSWISRNVINALGFCSFASGALEVAMDSPLSFSGGNNQTVVKWLAMIGGIVFSTVQTQDMADQVGDSSRGRKSMPLALGDGPARWMIAIPMVGWSIVCPWFWGAGAVVHVVAAFLGLLIACKTLTWRSIEADKRTFQLWNLWMAGLYTLPLLSAGGR; this is translated from the coding sequence ATGGACTCCGAGCTATTGAACAGCCAGGTAAGAGTGGTTACCATCTTGAAAGGTCTTGCTGCGGGCCAGATACTTACCATGGACCAGATGGCCGAGGCCATACATCGAATGCAGAAGCTGGTCGGTTGTGGCGTTTTCCATATCCAATCGATCTGGCTCTTCACCCGCAGTGACCTGAAGACGATCGTGATCCCCCAGTCAGCTTTCGGGATCATTAATGCCATTGCCAGCTCCAACGACTGGCCAGAGGTGCTGAGCCGCGTACCAATGGTCTTCTTTTGGGTGTGGATCAACCTGTTGCCTTTCGCGATCGACAATCAACGTCAGGCGGAAGCCATACTCGAAGACCGACACAACAAGCCATGGCGAACAATGCCTTCACAGAGAATGACAGAGGCCCAGGCCAGAATACTCATGCTTCTGTTGTATCCGGTATCTCTCTTCACGAGCCTGCGGCTGGGAGGAACACGCCAGTGTctggcgttgatggtgcTTGGATATGGATACAACGACCTGAATCTGGCTGACAGGAGCTGGATCAGCCGGAACGTTATCAACGCCTTGGGTTTCTGCTCCTTTGCCTCGGGGGCCTTGGAAGTTGCCATGGACTCGCCCTTATCATTTTCAGGGGGAAACAACCAGACTGTTGTCAAATGGCTTGCTATGATTGGCGGCATTGTCTTCTCAACGGTACAGACTCAGGACATGGCGGATCAGGTCGGGGATAGCTCGAGGGGCAGAAAGTCGATGCCGTTGGCTCTCGGAGACGGACCGGCTCGATGGATGATTGCGATTCCCATGGTTGGATGGTCGATAGTCTGCCCCTGGTTTTGGGGTGCGGGTGCTGTGGTACATGTGGTCGCTGCATTCTTGGGCCTCTTGATTGCATGCAAGACGCTGACATGGCGTAGCATTGAGGCGGATAAGCGGACTTTCCAATTGTGGAATCTGTGGATGGCAGGTCTCTACACTCTGCCTTTGCTCTCTGCAGGTGGGCGGtga